One window of the Fusobacterium animalis 7_1 genome contains the following:
- a CDS encoding YadA-like family protein, whose translation MKKSVSLKLIIFSFLLVSSSIAYSAAPTIEAGTGTSSTKAGINNDASGEDSSAVGNQNVTSGEGSSAFGFKNKASGKHSSAVGFNNEAGERAYSSAVGYENKANGLGSSAFGHKNEVSTVDSSAFGFENKASGQSSSSFGHSNKAENKYSTAFGYGNTASGEDSSAFGYWNTAKEKFSTAFGIGNTANEENSSAFGFSNIASGKRSSAFGHSNKASGERSSAIGFNNEATSLESTVIGNNYKVTGSHSGAFGIGTYDEVNHKHLLINGGGNSYMIGNGNSIASGANDNFILGNNVDIGRDSNGRKIESSVVLGHGSSVSESEVVSVGTPDGGRRIVNVREARINATSNDATTGKQLYQVAKATSTDIDVAAWKAKLGVGSGGVDLTAYSKRDASNLTATDISAWRTKLGVGAGGGGGLVNTATGTGSTGLGIDNTVTGDYSTAIGYKNNVSGNKSGAFGDPNVVTGNGSYAFGNDNTINGNNNFVLGNNVTIGSGIQNSVALGNNSTVSSSNEVSVGSATQKRKITNVADGDVSATSTDAVNGRQLYKAMQNSGATGIENLRNEVNEKIDDVKDEVNHVGSLSAALAGLHPMQYDPKAPTQVMAALGHYRNKQSVAVGLSYYFNDRFMMSAGVAIGGERRVKSMANVGFTVKLGKGSGVEYNETPQYVVQNEVKRLTVENQNLKSQVNNQGKENQELKEEINSLNTKNKEQDEKIKNLEEKLNRLLKNK comes from the coding sequence ATGAAAAAATCTGTTAGTTTAAAATTAATCATTTTTAGTTTTCTTTTAGTTTCTAGTAGCATTGCTTATTCAGCTGCACCAACTATTGAAGCAGGAACTGGGACTAGTAGTACAAAGGCAGGAATTAATAATGACGCCAGTGGAGAAGATAGTTCTGCTGTTGGAAATCAAAATGTAACTAGTGGAGAGGGAAGTTCTGCTTTTGGATTTAAAAATAAAGCTAGTGGAAAACATAGTTCTGCTGTTGGATTCAATAACGAAGCTGGTGAAAGGGCATATAGTTCTGCTGTTGGATATGAAAATAAAGCTAATGGATTAGGTAGTTCTGCTTTTGGACACAAAAACGAAGTCAGCACAGTAGATAGTTCTGCTTTTGGATTTGAAAATAAAGCTAGTGGACAATCTAGTAGTTCTTTTGGACATAGTAATAAGGCTGAAAATAAATATAGTACTGCTTTTGGATATGGTAATACAGCCAGTGGAGAAGATAGTTCTGCTTTTGGATATTGGAATACAGCTAAGGAAAAATTTAGTACCGCTTTTGGAATTGGTAATACAGCCAATGAAGAAAATAGCTCTGCTTTTGGATTTAGTAATATAGCCAGTGGAAAAAGAAGTTCAGCTTTTGGACATAGTAATAAAGCTAGTGGAGAAAGAAGTTCAGCTATTGGATTTAATAATGAAGCCACTAGTCTTGAGAGTACAGTCATTGGAAATAATTATAAAGTTACTGGAAGCCATTCAGGAGCTTTTGGTATAGGTACATATGATGAGGTTAATCATAAACATCTTCTTATAAATGGTGGTGGTAATTCATATATGATAGGTAATGGTAATAGCATTGCTAGTGGAGCTAATGATAACTTTATTTTAGGTAATAATGTTGATATTGGAAGAGATAGCAATGGTCGGAAAATTGAGAGTTCAGTTGTTTTAGGGCATGGTTCTAGTGTTTCTGAATCTGAAGTAGTTTCTGTTGGAACCCCTGATGGAGGAAGAAGGATAGTTAATGTACGTGAGGCAAGAATTAATGCTACATCTAATGATGCTACTACTGGTAAACAATTATATCAAGTTGCTAAGGCTACTTCAACAGACATTGATGTTGCTGCTTGGAAAGCTAAATTAGGTGTAGGCTCTGGTGGTGTTGATTTAACTGCTTATAGTAAAAGAGATGCTTCTAATTTAACTGCTACTGATATCTCTGCTTGGAGAACTAAACTTGGTGTTGGTGCTGGTGGAGGTGGTGGACTAGTTAACACTGCGACTGGTACTGGAAGTACAGGACTTGGTATTGATAATACCGTTACTGGTGATTATTCTACTGCTATTGGTTATAAAAATAATGTAAGTGGTAATAAATCTGGTGCTTTTGGTGACCCTAATGTTGTTACTGGAAATGGCTCTTATGCTTTTGGTAATGATAATACTATTAATGGAAACAATAACTTTGTTTTAGGTAATAATGTTACTATTGGAAGTGGTATCCAAAATTCAGTGGCACTTGGTAATAATTCTACTGTTTCCTCTTCTAATGAAGTTTCAGTTGGTTCTGCTACTCAAAAAAGAAAAATAACTAATGTAGCTGATGGAGATGTTTCTGCTACATCTACTGATGCAGTTAATGGTAGACAATTATATAAAGCTATGCAAAATTCAGGTGCAACTGGTATAGAAAATTTAAGAAATGAAGTCAATGAAAAAATAGATGATGTTAAAGATGAAGTTAACCATGTAGGTTCTTTAAGTGCTGCTCTTGCCGGATTACATCCTATGCAATATGACCCTAAAGCTCCTACTCAAGTTATGGCTGCATTAGGACATTATAGAAATAAACAATCTGTTGCTGTTGGATTAAGTTATTATTTCAATGATAGATTTATGATGAGTGCTGGAGTAGCTATTGGTGGTGAAAGAAGAGTAAAGAGCATGGCTAATGTTGGGTTCACTGTAAAACTTGGTAAAGGTAGTGGAGTTGAATATAATGAAACTCCTCAATATGTTGTTCAAAATGAAGTTAAAAGATTGACAGTTGAAAACCAAAATTTAAAATCTCAAGTTAATAATCAAGGTAAAGAAAATCAAGAACTAAAAGAAGAAATTAATTCTTTAAATACAAAAAATAAAGAACAAGATGAAAAGATTAAAAATTTAGAAGAAAAATTAAATAGACTATTAAAAAATAAATAG
- a CDS encoding YgiQ family radical SAM protein → MKFLPTTKEEMKNLDWDSIDVLLISGDTYLDTSYNGSALIGKWLVEHGFKVGIIAQPEVNVPDDITRLGEPNLFFAVSGGCVDSMVANYTATKKRRQQDDFTPGGVNNKRPDRAVLVYSNMIRRFFKGTTKKIVISGIESSLRRITHYDYWTNKLRKPILFDAKADILSYGMGEMSMLQLANALKNDEDWKNIRGLCYLSKEMKEDYLSLPSHSECLADKDKFIEAFHTFYLNCDPITAKGLCQKCDDRYLIQNPPSESYSEEIMDKIYSMEFARDVHPYYKKMGTVRALDTIKYSVTTHRGCYGECNFCAIAIHQGRTIMSRSQSSIVEEVKNIAKIPKFHGNISDVGGPTANMYGLECKKKLKLGACPDRRCLYPKKCPHLQVNHNNQVELLKKLKKIPNIKKIFIASGIRYDMILDDNKCGQMYLKEIIKDHISGQMKIAPEHTEDKILRLMGKDGKSCLNEFKNQFYKINNELGKKQFLTYYLIAAHPGCKDKDMMDLKRYASQELRVNPEQVQIFTPTPSTYSTLMYYTEKDPFTNQKLFVEKDNGRKQKQKDIVTEKRKNRK, encoded by the coding sequence ATGAAATTTTTACCAACTACAAAAGAGGAAATGAAAAATCTAGATTGGGATAGTATTGATGTTCTTCTGATTTCAGGAGATACATATTTAGATACTTCATATAACGGAAGTGCATTAATTGGAAAATGGTTAGTGGAACATGGCTTCAAGGTTGGGATAATAGCTCAACCAGAAGTTAATGTTCCTGATGATATAACTCGTTTAGGAGAACCTAATTTATTTTTCGCTGTATCTGGTGGTTGTGTTGATTCTATGGTGGCAAATTATACTGCAACTAAAAAGAGAAGACAACAGGATGATTTTACACCAGGAGGAGTAAATAATAAAAGACCAGATAGAGCAGTTTTAGTTTATTCAAATATGATTCGTAGATTTTTTAAAGGGACTACAAAGAAAATTGTGATAAGTGGAATTGAGTCAAGTTTAAGAAGAATAACTCACTATGATTATTGGACTAATAAATTGAGAAAACCTATTTTATTTGATGCTAAAGCAGATATTTTATCCTATGGTATGGGAGAAATGTCTATGTTACAACTAGCAAATGCTTTAAAAAATGATGAAGATTGGAAAAATATTAGGGGACTTTGCTATTTAAGTAAGGAAATGAAAGAAGATTACTTATCTTTGCCATCTCATTCTGAATGCCTTGCAGATAAAGATAAATTTATAGAAGCATTTCATACTTTTTATTTGAATTGTGACCCTATAACAGCAAAGGGACTTTGCCAAAAATGTGATGATAGATATTTAATTCAAAATCCTCCATCAGAAAGTTATTCAGAAGAGATAATGGATAAAATTTACTCTATGGAATTTGCCAGAGATGTACACCCTTACTATAAAAAAATGGGAACAGTTAGAGCATTGGATACTATAAAATATTCTGTTACAACTCATAGGGGTTGCTATGGAGAATGTAATTTTTGTGCAATAGCTATTCATCAAGGTAGAACTATTATGTCAAGAAGTCAAAGTTCAATAGTAGAAGAAGTTAAGAATATTGCTAAAATACCTAAATTTCATGGTAATATTTCTGATGTAGGTGGACCAACAGCAAATATGTATGGGCTTGAATGTAAGAAGAAATTGAAACTGGGAGCTTGTCCTGATAGAAGATGTTTATATCCTAAAAAATGTCCTCATCTTCAAGTAAATCACAATAATCAAGTAGAACTTTTAAAGAAGTTAAAGAAAATTCCAAATATAAAAAAGATTTTTATAGCATCAGGAATTAGATATGATATGATTTTAGATGATAATAAATGTGGACAAATGTATTTAAAAGAAATAATAAAAGACCACATTTCAGGACAGATGAAAATTGCACCTGAACATACAGAAGATAAAATATTAAGATTGATGGGAAAAGATGGGAAATCTTGTCTGAATGAATTTAAAAATCAATTCTATAAAATAAATAATGAGTTAGGGAAAAAACAATTTTTAACTTATTATTTAATTGCTGCTCATCCGGGGTGTAAAGATAAAGATATGATGGATTTAAAAAGATATGCTTCACAGGAATTGAGAGTTAATCCTGAACAAGTACAAATTTTTACACCAACTCCATCAACTTATTCAACATTGATGTACTATACAGAGAAAGACCCTTTTACAAATCAGAAGTTATTTGTTGAAAAAGATAATGGTAGAAAACAAAAACAAAAGGATATAGTTACTGAAAAAAGGAAAAATAGAAAATAG